A genomic window from Arthrobacter sp. FW305-BF8 includes:
- a CDS encoding helix-turn-helix domain-containing protein, producing the protein MAIVVRIDVELAKRKMSVGEFAERVGITPANVAVLKNGRAKAVRFSTLDAMCRVLGCQAGDLLEWVDDDAAGDGAAGDLRD; encoded by the coding sequence ATGGCCATTGTGGTGCGCATCGACGTCGAACTGGCCAAGCGCAAGATGAGCGTGGGGGAGTTCGCCGAGCGGGTGGGGATCACCCCGGCCAACGTGGCGGTGCTGAAGAACGGCCGGGCCAAGGCGGTCCGCTTCAGTACGCTGGACGCGATGTGCCGGGTCCTGGGCTGCCAGGCCGGCGACCTGCTCGAGTGGGTCGACGACGATGCTGCCGGCGACGGTGCTGCCGGTGACTTGAGGGACTAG
- a CDS encoding DUF2975 domain-containing protein encodes MSIVSRLVLPLRVLLLMVFLGLLVAQVMSFPGQFLSTADEGPGADPWRWPMLLFWELEAVCLQVVIVCIWRLLTLVQRDRIFTAASLRWVDVIMWAFVAAWLVLAAMAGSLVAYIYFTPELRDPGLPAVLIGVTLIGAVLVLLIVVMRDLLRQATSLRTDMEGVI; translated from the coding sequence ATGTCTATCGTTAGTCGATTGGTTCTCCCACTTAGGGTCCTGCTGTTAATGGTGTTCCTCGGGCTGCTGGTGGCCCAGGTCATGTCGTTCCCCGGCCAGTTTCTTTCCACAGCCGACGAGGGCCCCGGGGCGGACCCCTGGCGCTGGCCGATGCTGCTGTTCTGGGAACTGGAAGCCGTCTGCCTGCAGGTTGTGATCGTGTGCATCTGGCGGCTGCTGACCCTGGTCCAGCGTGACCGGATCTTCACCGCCGCGTCGCTGCGGTGGGTGGACGTGATCATGTGGGCGTTCGTCGCGGCGTGGCTGGTGCTGGCGGCCATGGCCGGTTCCCTCGTGGCGTACATCTATTTCACCCCCGAGCTGCGCGATCCCGGGCTGCCTGCGGTGCTGATTGGCGTTACGTTGATCGGTGCGGTGCTGGTCCTGCTGATCGTGGTGATGCGGGACCTGCTGCGGCAGGCGACGTCATTGCGGACGGACATGGAAGGGGTGATCTGA
- the rox gene encoding rifampin monooxygenase: MFDVIISGGGPTGMMLASELRLHGVDVLVLEKDAEPSVAVRSLGLHPRSIEIMDQRGLLDRFLAQGQQYPGVGRFAGIDKPLPADLDTAHGYILGIQQPVTDRLLAERAVELGAQVRRGCEVTGFEQDDDGVTVALADGTQERSRWLVGCDGGRSLVRRQLGIGFPGDPATNEWIHSEMEVTTPPDELTKIVEEVRKTHRGFGVGPAGNGLFRAVVPAATVAEDRSVPPTLEELKTQLRAHAGTDFGVHSPRWITRFSDATRLAEQYRAGRVFLAGDAAHVHPPLGGQGLNLGIQDSFNLGWKLAAEINGWAPPGLLDTYFTERHPVAEGVLTITRAQSELISPEPGPQAVRRLLAELMEFDDVSRFLAERIASIGVRYDFGEGPGLLGRRLRDIPLSRGRLYELTREGRGLLLDQTGRLTVTGWTDRVSHVADTSAELDAPAVLLRPDGHVAWIGEDQDELLPQLERWFGAASEGSEVG, translated from the coding sequence ATGTTTGACGTGATCATTAGCGGTGGCGGGCCGACGGGGATGATGCTGGCCAGCGAGTTGCGGCTGCACGGCGTGGACGTGCTCGTGCTGGAGAAGGACGCGGAGCCGAGCGTTGCGGTCCGCTCGCTCGGCCTGCACCCGCGCAGCATCGAGATCATGGACCAGCGCGGGCTGCTGGACCGGTTCCTCGCACAAGGGCAGCAGTACCCGGGGGTCGGCCGCTTCGCCGGGATCGACAAACCCTTGCCGGCGGACCTGGACACCGCACACGGCTACATTCTCGGCATCCAGCAGCCGGTCACCGACCGCCTGCTGGCGGAGCGCGCCGTCGAACTCGGTGCACAGGTCCGGCGCGGCTGCGAGGTGACGGGCTTCGAGCAGGACGACGACGGGGTGACCGTCGCGCTGGCCGACGGCACACAGGAACGCTCACGCTGGCTGGTCGGCTGCGACGGCGGACGCAGCCTGGTGCGCAGGCAGCTCGGCATCGGCTTCCCCGGCGACCCGGCCACCAACGAATGGATCCACAGCGAGATGGAGGTGACCACGCCGCCGGACGAACTAACCAAGATTGTGGAAGAGGTCCGCAAGACGCACCGGGGGTTCGGCGTCGGCCCGGCCGGGAACGGGCTGTTCCGCGCTGTGGTGCCGGCGGCCACGGTGGCCGAGGACCGCTCGGTGCCGCCCACGCTGGAGGAGCTAAAGACCCAGCTGCGGGCCCATGCCGGCACCGACTTCGGCGTCCATTCACCGCGCTGGATCACGCGTTTCAGCGACGCCACCCGGCTGGCCGAGCAGTACCGCGCGGGCCGGGTGTTCCTCGCCGGAGACGCGGCGCACGTCCACCCGCCGCTCGGAGGGCAGGGTCTGAACCTGGGCATCCAGGACTCGTTCAACCTCGGCTGGAAGCTCGCCGCCGAAATCAACGGCTGGGCGCCGCCAGGGCTGCTGGACACCTACTTCACGGAGCGCCATCCGGTCGCCGAAGGCGTGCTCACCATCACCCGCGCCCAGAGCGAACTGATCTCCCCCGAGCCCGGCCCCCAGGCCGTGCGCCGCCTGCTGGCCGAGCTGATGGAGTTCGACGACGTCAGCCGGTTCCTGGCCGAAAGGATCGCCTCGATCGGGGTCCGGTATGACTTCGGCGAAGGACCGGGGCTGCTCGGCAGACGGCTGCGCGACATCCCCCTCTCGCGGGGCCGGCTCTACGAGCTCACCCGCGAAGGCCGCGGGCTGCTGCTCGACCAGACCGGCAGACTAACCGTGACGGGCTGGACGGACCGGGTCAGCCACGTCGCGGACACCAGCGCGGAACTGGACGCGCCCGCGGTCCTGCTCAGGCCGGACGGTCACGTCGCCTGGATCGGCGAAGACCAGGACGAGCTGCTCCCCCAGCTGGAGAGATGGTTCGGGGCCGCTTCCGAGGGCAGCGAAGTCGGTTAA
- a CDS encoding dihydrofolate reductase family protein: MRRTVVNNIVSLDGFYADESGNPTVLNMDQTFDAYNLERLQSAGTVLLGRTSFEGFGAYWPSIADADEDPNNRALSADNREISRLYNRVAKVVVSDSLNVPADHPWAATTTVVRREEVGKWLEQEKVNGTGDILIFASRIMWNGLLAQGLIDELHLTISPGALTKGLPLFLQPANLSLLDVRAFPGSGNALLRYRPASA, translated from the coding sequence ATGCGCCGGACAGTTGTGAACAACATCGTCTCCCTGGACGGTTTCTACGCTGACGAAAGCGGAAACCCGACGGTGCTGAACATGGACCAGACTTTCGACGCCTACAACCTTGAACGGCTGCAGTCGGCCGGAACGGTGCTGCTGGGCCGGACATCCTTTGAAGGATTCGGCGCCTACTGGCCATCCATCGCTGACGCCGACGAGGACCCCAACAACCGCGCGTTGAGTGCGGACAACCGGGAAATCAGCCGCCTCTACAACCGCGTCGCCAAAGTGGTGGTGTCCGACTCCCTGAACGTCCCGGCGGACCACCCCTGGGCGGCCACCACCACCGTTGTCCGGCGGGAAGAGGTGGGCAAGTGGCTGGAACAGGAAAAGGTTAACGGGACCGGAGACATCCTGATCTTCGCCAGTCGCATCATGTGGAACGGCCTGCTGGCCCAGGGGCTCATCGACGAACTGCATCTGACTATTAGTCCGGGGGCCCTCACCAAAGGCCTGCCCCTGTTCCTCCAGCCGGCGAACCTTTCCCTGTTGGACGTTCGGGCGTTCCCGGGATCCGGCAACGCCCTGTTGCGCTACCGCCCGGCGTCGGCCTAA
- a CDS encoding S1C family serine protease, whose translation MYTETSHNPVPHTDAPQGTASVPSVPPADSAFGPVPPAPTARPRNRRRVGPAVFVTCLVAAGLLGGGVTSGVSALWPAAPAQTTTTAMTAISPVIVNNTESVNAVTSAARKASPSVVTISVSSGSSGGTGSGIILDTDGHILTNTHVVTLDGAAADAAVEVRTSDGQVYKATIVGTDPLSDLAVIKIDAQGLTPATLGDSSAVNVGDTAIAIGAPLGLSGTVTDGIVSAVNRTIETESSATSDGSSSQGQSSLQNPFGSQSGISASAQDSISINVIQTDAAINPGNSGGALVNAQGAIIGVNVAIASAGSSSSSSSSGNIGVGFSIPINQAKRVAEEIISTGKATHGQLGLSVQDKTSGSSSDFTAGAQVASVTSGSAADKAGLQGGDVVTGLAGRTVTDASELTAAAREQAAGATVKITFQRDGQEQTADITLGAAS comes from the coding sequence ATGTACACGGAGACCAGCCACAACCCCGTCCCTCACACCGATGCTCCGCAGGGGACTGCATCCGTACCCTCCGTCCCTCCGGCTGATTCGGCCTTTGGCCCTGTGCCCCCGGCCCCGACAGCCCGCCCGCGGAACAGGCGCCGGGTTGGCCCGGCCGTCTTCGTCACCTGCCTGGTGGCGGCGGGACTCCTGGGGGGCGGGGTAACTTCCGGTGTTTCCGCACTGTGGCCCGCCGCGCCGGCGCAGACCACGACCACGGCGATGACCGCGATCAGCCCGGTCATCGTCAACAACACGGAGAGCGTCAACGCCGTCACGTCCGCCGCGCGGAAGGCCTCTCCCAGCGTGGTAACCATCAGCGTCAGCTCCGGCAGTTCAGGGGGCACCGGATCGGGCATCATCCTGGACACCGACGGCCACATCCTGACCAACACGCATGTGGTGACCCTGGACGGGGCGGCAGCGGATGCCGCCGTCGAGGTCCGCACCAGCGACGGTCAGGTCTACAAAGCGACCATCGTGGGCACGGACCCGCTTTCCGACCTGGCCGTCATCAAGATCGATGCCCAGGGGCTGACCCCGGCAACCCTCGGTGACTCTTCTGCTGTTAACGTGGGCGACACCGCCATCGCCATCGGCGCTCCCCTGGGACTTAGCGGCACCGTCACGGACGGCATCGTCTCCGCCGTGAACCGCACCATCGAGACGGAGTCCTCCGCCACCTCCGACGGATCCTCGTCCCAGGGCCAAAGCTCGTTGCAGAACCCGTTCGGTTCCCAGTCAGGCATCTCCGCGTCCGCGCAGGACTCCATCAGCATCAATGTCATCCAGACGGACGCAGCCATCAACCCCGGCAACTCGGGCGGTGCCCTGGTCAACGCGCAGGGCGCGATCATCGGCGTCAACGTGGCCATCGCGTCGGCGGGATCGTCGTCTTCGTCGAGCTCGAGCGGCAACATCGGCGTGGGCTTCTCCATCCCGATCAACCAGGCGAAGCGGGTGGCGGAGGAGATCATCTCCACGGGTAAGGCGACCCACGGCCAGCTGGGACTGTCCGTTCAGGACAAAACGTCAGGGTCGTCGTCGGACTTCACTGCAGGGGCCCAAGTGGCCTCGGTGACCTCCGGATCTGCGGCGGACAAGGCCGGACTGCAGGGCGGCGACGTGGTGACCGGCCTGGCCGGCCGGACCGTGACCGACGCTTCCGAGCTGACGGCCGCCGCGCGCGAGCAGGCCGCCGGAGCCACGGTGAAGATCACCTTCCAGCGCGACGGCCAGGAGCAGACCGCGGACATCACACTAGGCGCGGCCTCCTAG
- a CDS encoding S8 family serine peptidase produces MSAGIASLVAAALIAPAASASDDTTFPSVPRRPSVATAPTDQFIVKFKDPARSGSALRAQSFSRAAGKLGATAKDVRGTAGGARVVRTSKELGDGDAEKLLASLRADPAVAYAEPDVKLHALASNPNDPAFVDQWNLSQNIGGIRVTGAWDVTKGAGQVVAVLDTGITSHTDLDANVLPGYDMISSPEDARDGDARDADATDMGDWSDNGQCSEGSAEMISSWHGTHVAGIIAAVTGNASGIAGVAPQAKILPLRVLGPCGGQVSDIADAILWASGAPVTDAPANLHPARVINLSLGGTEACPQTFQDAIDIATARGAVVVAAAGNEMAEASTSTPANCRNVISVAASGHGGGLAPYSNFGAGVDITAPGGDMTPTSAEDPDSGLPNGVLSTGNDGDKQAEALPGTNYYWVEGTSFAAPHVAGVAALLAAQMGPTATPAAVEARLKATARPITGGCPQGCGAGLVDAAAALLPNRVRITLLVATGDLNGDRKADAVARDSSGTLWLYPGNGRSGWLPRVRMGGGWNVMTALTGAGDMNSDGKADVLARDTAGTLWLYPGNGRGGWLTRVRMGGGWNVMTAVVGSGDMNSDRKADLLARDSSGTLWLYPGKGHGGWLTRVRVGGGWNVMTALVGPGDMSGDGKSDLVARDSSGNLWLYRGNGRSGWLPRIQMGAGWSTMSALAGRGDFSGDGRNDLLAIDADGVLWLYGADASGGRVRMGGGWG; encoded by the coding sequence ATGTCCGCTGGCATCGCCAGCCTGGTGGCGGCCGCCCTCATCGCCCCGGCCGCCTCGGCGTCCGACGACACCACGTTCCCGTCCGTCCCGCGCCGGCCGTCAGTGGCCACCGCGCCCACGGACCAGTTCATCGTGAAGTTCAAGGACCCTGCCCGGTCCGGCTCCGCGCTCCGCGCGCAGTCTTTCAGCCGCGCCGCCGGCAAGCTCGGCGCAACCGCCAAGGACGTCCGCGGCACCGCCGGGGGAGCACGCGTGGTGCGCACCAGCAAGGAACTGGGCGACGGCGACGCCGAGAAGCTGCTTGCCTCGCTGCGCGCCGATCCCGCGGTGGCATACGCCGAGCCGGACGTGAAGCTGCACGCGCTGGCTTCCAACCCTAACGATCCAGCCTTCGTTGACCAGTGGAACCTCTCCCAGAACATTGGCGGCATCAGGGTCACCGGGGCATGGGATGTCACCAAAGGCGCGGGCCAGGTGGTGGCCGTCCTCGACACCGGCATCACCAGCCATACTGACCTGGACGCGAACGTCCTGCCGGGCTACGACATGATCAGCAGCCCCGAAGACGCCCGCGACGGCGATGCCCGGGATGCGGACGCCACCGACATGGGCGACTGGTCAGACAACGGCCAGTGCAGCGAGGGCTCGGCGGAAATGATTTCCTCGTGGCACGGCACGCACGTGGCCGGGATCATCGCGGCGGTAACCGGAAATGCGTCCGGCATCGCCGGCGTCGCCCCCCAGGCAAAGATCCTTCCGCTGCGCGTCCTCGGCCCCTGCGGCGGGCAGGTCTCGGACATCGCCGACGCGATCCTCTGGGCATCCGGAGCCCCCGTCACTGACGCGCCGGCCAACCTTCATCCGGCGCGCGTGATCAACCTGAGCCTTGGCGGCACGGAAGCGTGCCCGCAGACGTTCCAGGACGCCATCGACATTGCCACCGCCAGGGGAGCAGTGGTGGTCGCGGCGGCAGGCAACGAAATGGCGGAGGCCTCCACGTCCACCCCCGCTAACTGCCGGAACGTCATCAGCGTTGCCGCCAGCGGACACGGCGGCGGACTGGCGCCCTACTCGAACTTCGGCGCCGGCGTGGACATCACCGCCCCCGGCGGCGACATGACGCCCACCTCCGCCGAGGATCCCGACAGCGGTCTCCCCAACGGCGTCCTCTCCACCGGAAACGACGGCGACAAGCAGGCAGAAGCGCTGCCCGGTACCAACTACTACTGGGTTGAAGGCACCTCCTTCGCGGCACCGCACGTTGCCGGCGTGGCCGCACTGCTCGCGGCGCAGATGGGCCCGACGGCGACACCGGCCGCCGTCGAAGCCCGCCTGAAGGCCACCGCCAGGCCCATCACCGGAGGCTGCCCGCAGGGATGCGGTGCCGGACTGGTGGACGCCGCCGCCGCACTGCTGCCGAACCGCGTCCGCATCACCCTGCTCGTGGCAACCGGCGACTTGAACGGCGACCGGAAGGCCGACGCCGTGGCCAGGGACAGCAGCGGCACGCTGTGGCTGTACCCCGGCAACGGCCGGAGCGGCTGGCTGCCCCGTGTCCGCATGGGCGGCGGCTGGAACGTGATGACGGCCCTGACGGGAGCAGGCGACATGAACAGCGACGGCAAGGCGGATGTGCTGGCCAGGGATACCGCCGGAACGCTGTGGCTCTACCCGGGCAACGGGCGCGGCGGCTGGCTGACCCGCGTCCGCATGGGCGGTGGCTGGAACGTGATGACGGCCGTCGTCGGATCCGGCGACATGAACAGTGACCGGAAGGCCGACCTGCTGGCGCGGGACAGCAGCGGAACCCTTTGGCTGTACCCGGGGAAGGGGCACGGCGGCTGGCTGACCCGCGTCCGGGTGGGCGGCGGCTGGAACGTGATGACCGCCCTCGTTGGGCCCGGCGACATGAGCGGCGACGGGAAGTCAGACCTGGTGGCCCGTGACAGCAGCGGAAACCTGTGGCTCTACCGGGGCAACGGCCGCAGCGGCTGGCTCCCGCGGATCCAGATGGGCGCTGGCTGGAGCACCATGTCCGCCCTGGCCGGACGCGGCGACTTCAGCGGCGACGGCAGGAACGACCTCCTCGCCATCGACGCCGACGGGGTCCTCTGGCTGTACGGCGCAGACGCCTCCGGTGGCCGCGTCCGGATGGGCGGCGGCTGGGGGTAG